Genomic window (Candidatus Caldatribacterium sp.):
TGGCCGAAAGGTAGGCCATAACGCTTGCGACCACCACATCTTGGCTTGAACCCCGTCCGATGTACTCCTCGTCTCCGTCGAGAATCCGAACGATGACCTCCCCGAGGGCCTCTGTTCCCCCGCTTATGGACTGGAGGGTGTAGTTGACGAGGCTTGAGGAAATCCCAAGCATCTTGCTTATGGCTTTATAAGCCGCATCCACCGGTCCGACACCTGTGGAGACGCCCTCGAGAATCTCTTTTCCATCTTTCACAAGGCGCACCGTGGCGGTGGGGAGAATATTATTTCCCGAGCACACGTGGACGAAGTCAAGGCGGTAGATTTCCTCAGGCTTTGCCACTTCTTCAGAAACAATGGCCTTGAGATCGTCCTCGGTGATTTCCTTCTTCTGGTCGGCAAGCTGCTTGAAGCGCTGGAACGCCTGGTTGAGCTCCTCTTCCGAGAGCTTGTACCCGAGCTCCTCGATTTTCTTGGCAAAGGCGTGGCGCCCGGAGTGCTTCCCAAGGACAAGCACCCGGTCTTCCCGACCGATGAGTTTGGCGTCCATGATCTCGTAGGTGAGCTTCTCCTTGAGGACGCCGTCCTGGTGGATACCCGACTCGTGGGCAAAGGCGTTCTGTCCCACAATGGCCTTGTTCGGCTGGACAAGCATCCCGGTCCTCTGGCTCACCAAGCGGCTCGTCCGGTAAATCTCCTGGAAGTTCAGGTTGGTCTCAGCCTGGAAGAAGTCCCGCCGGACGTAGAGGCCCATGGCGATTTCCTCAAGGGCCGCATTTCCTGCTCGCTCGCCGATGCCGTTTATGGTGCACTCCACTTGCCCGGCTCCGGCTAAAACCGCCGCCAGGGAGTTCGCGGTGGCAAGGCCAAGATCATTGTGGCAGTGGACGCTCACGATGACCTTCTCGATGCCCCTGGTGTGCTCGAAGAGGTACCGGATGAGCTCTTGCATTTCAAAGGGCGTGATGTACCCGACGGTGTCGGGGACGTTGATGATGGTTGCCCCTGCCTCAATCACCGCAGCGTACACCCGGCTCAGGTACTCCCAGTCTGAGCGGGTGGCATCTTCGGCGGAGAATTCCACCTCGGGTACGTACTTTTTGGCGTACTTCACCGCCCATACCGCCTGCTCGAGGGCTTCCTCCCGGGAGAGGCGGAGCTTGTGCTTTAGGTGAATATCGGATGTGGCGATGAAGGTGTGGATGATGGGGTACTCGGCGGGCTTCAGGGACTCCCAGGCGATGTCGATGTCCTTTTCCTTGGCCCGGGCAAGGGCGCATATGGCGGGTCCCTTCACGTTCTGGGCGACGAGCTTTACCCCTTCCGCGTCCCCGGGTGAGGCAATGGGAAAGCCCGCTTCAATGACGTCCACTTGGAGGCGGGCAAGCTGCAGGGCAATTTCGAGTTTCTCCTGAGGGTTCAGGGCTACCCCCGGGGACTGCTCCCCGTCCCGGAGGGTAGTGTCGAAAATGCGGATTCTCCGCATGCTCT
Coding sequences:
- a CDS encoding 2-isopropylmalate synthase encodes the protein MRRIRIFDTTLRDGEQSPGVALNPQEKLEIALQLARLQVDVIEAGFPIASPGDAEGVKLVAQNVKGPAICALARAKEKDIDIAWESLKPAEYPIIHTFIATSDIHLKHKLRLSREEALEQAVWAVKYAKKYVPEVEFSAEDATRSDWEYLSRVYAAVIEAGATIINVPDTVGYITPFEMQELIRYLFEHTRGIEKVIVSVHCHNDLGLATANSLAAVLAGAGQVECTINGIGERAGNAALEEIAMGLYVRRDFFQAETNLNFQEIYRTSRLVSQRTGMLVQPNKAIVGQNAFAHESGIHQDGVLKEKLTYEIMDAKLIGREDRVLVLGKHSGRHAFAKKIEELGYKLSEEELNQAFQRFKQLADQKKEITEDDLKAIVSEEVAKPEEIYRLDFVHVCSGNNILPTATVRLVKDGKEILEGVSTGVGPVDAAYKAISKMLGISSSLVNYTLQSISGGTEALGEVIVRILDGDEEYIGRGSSQDVVVASVMAYLSAINRMAQRKRRLNPQRDYRES